Proteins co-encoded in one Dendropsophus ebraccatus isolate aDenEbr1 chromosome 9, aDenEbr1.pat, whole genome shotgun sequence genomic window:
- the LOC138801585 gene encoding uncharacterized protein isoform X3, with protein MSAALRVRDGGYYPSTMTRRKGRASELALDLTPSSLHLLKRAQLQQQCKKLGLRGSGKNTELIQRLQEYFIQAGSGGQQSPRTPPPDSQDPAQEKRAPGGRGWCVIHGQELMSDCWFPLLLRCGRPCVTSRSLYVPLHLVPSSTPTPPGLPDNLLCGECMDRNQEKDNRIQQKSVLPDKSCPSTGAHRAAAVGASRSRNKSGRFQPQEDPEYARRVALTACRTVQTPRKSVIDARLLVAAECYSVT; from the exons ATGTCAGCAGCCCTGAGGGTGCGAGATGGGGG CTATTATCCCAGCACTATGACCAGGAGGAAGGGCCGAGCCTCAGAGCTGGCGCTGGAtctgaccccctcctccctgcacctCCTGAAGAGGgcgcagctgcagcagcagtgtaAGAAGCTGGGCCTGCGAGGATCCGGGAag AACACAGAGCTCATACAAAGGCTGCAGGAGTACTTCATACAAGCGGGGAGTGGCGGGCAG CAGTCTCCGCGGACGCCTCCTCCGGACTCGCAGGACCCCGCACAGGAGAAGCGAgcaccag GCGGCCGGGGATGGTGTGTGATCCATGGACAGGAGCTGATGAGTGACTGCTGGTTCCCGCTGTTGCTGCGCTGTGGTCGCCCCTGTGTCACCAGCCGCAGCCTCTATGTCCCCCTGCACCTGGTCccctcctccacccccacccccccggggCTCCCCGACAACCTCCTGTGTGGGGAATGCATGGACAG GAATCAAGAGAAGGACAATCGTATTCAGCAGAAGTCTGTGCTGCCAG ATAAGTCTTGTCCTAGTACCGGCGCACACAGGGCAGCAGCTGTGGG AGCATCTCGCTCCCGTAACAAGTCTGGCCGCTTCCAGCCCCAGGAAGATCCAGAGTACGCCCGAAGG GTGGCGCTCACTGCATGTAGAACTGTACAGACCCCAAGGAAATCGGTAATAGATGCTCGCCTATTGGTAGCAGCAGAATGTTATAGTGTAACTTAG
- the LOC138801585 gene encoding uncharacterized protein isoform X1 codes for MSAALRVRDGGYYPSTMTRRKGRASELALDLTPSSLHLLKRAQLQQQCKKLGLRGSGKNTELIQRLQEYFIQAGSGGQQSPRTPPPDSQDPAQEKRAPGGRGWCVIHGQELMSDCWFPLLLRCGRPCVTSRSLYVPLHLVPSSTPTPPGLPDNLLCGECMDRNQEKDNRIQQKSVLPDKSCPSTGAHRAAAVGASRSRNKSGRFQPQEDPEYARRVDELLNQMASGKVDSQKVLQPIRPAVLHSPLGKQEQSPIPI; via the exons ATGTCAGCAGCCCTGAGGGTGCGAGATGGGGG CTATTATCCCAGCACTATGACCAGGAGGAAGGGCCGAGCCTCAGAGCTGGCGCTGGAtctgaccccctcctccctgcacctCCTGAAGAGGgcgcagctgcagcagcagtgtaAGAAGCTGGGCCTGCGAGGATCCGGGAag AACACAGAGCTCATACAAAGGCTGCAGGAGTACTTCATACAAGCGGGGAGTGGCGGGCAG CAGTCTCCGCGGACGCCTCCTCCGGACTCGCAGGACCCCGCACAGGAGAAGCGAgcaccag GCGGCCGGGGATGGTGTGTGATCCATGGACAGGAGCTGATGAGTGACTGCTGGTTCCCGCTGTTGCTGCGCTGTGGTCGCCCCTGTGTCACCAGCCGCAGCCTCTATGTCCCCCTGCACCTGGTCccctcctccacccccacccccccggggCTCCCCGACAACCTCCTGTGTGGGGAATGCATGGACAG GAATCAAGAGAAGGACAATCGTATTCAGCAGAAGTCTGTGCTGCCAG ATAAGTCTTGTCCTAGTACCGGCGCACACAGGGCAGCAGCTGTGGG AGCATCTCGCTCCCGTAACAAGTCTGGCCGCTTCCAGCCCCAGGAAGATCCAGAGTACGCCCGAAGG GTGGACGAGCTCCTCAATCAGATGGCGTCCGGGAAGGTGGATTCCCAGAAGGTGCTGCAGCCCATCCGCCCCGCCGTCCTCCATTCTCCTCTAGGGAAGCAGGAGCAGAGCCCCATCCCCATctga
- the LOC138801585 gene encoding uncharacterized protein isoform X2: MSAALRVRDGGYYPSTMTRRKGRASELALDLTPSSLHLLKRAQLQQQCKKLGLRGSGKNTELIQRLQEYFIQAGSGGQSPRTPPPDSQDPAQEKRAPGGRGWCVIHGQELMSDCWFPLLLRCGRPCVTSRSLYVPLHLVPSSTPTPPGLPDNLLCGECMDRNQEKDNRIQQKSVLPDKSCPSTGAHRAAAVGASRSRNKSGRFQPQEDPEYARRVDELLNQMASGKVDSQKVLQPIRPAVLHSPLGKQEQSPIPI, from the exons ATGTCAGCAGCCCTGAGGGTGCGAGATGGGGG CTATTATCCCAGCACTATGACCAGGAGGAAGGGCCGAGCCTCAGAGCTGGCGCTGGAtctgaccccctcctccctgcacctCCTGAAGAGGgcgcagctgcagcagcagtgtaAGAAGCTGGGCCTGCGAGGATCCGGGAag AACACAGAGCTCATACAAAGGCTGCAGGAGTACTTCATACAAGCGGGGAGTGGCGGGCAG TCTCCGCGGACGCCTCCTCCGGACTCGCAGGACCCCGCACAGGAGAAGCGAgcaccag GCGGCCGGGGATGGTGTGTGATCCATGGACAGGAGCTGATGAGTGACTGCTGGTTCCCGCTGTTGCTGCGCTGTGGTCGCCCCTGTGTCACCAGCCGCAGCCTCTATGTCCCCCTGCACCTGGTCccctcctccacccccacccccccggggCTCCCCGACAACCTCCTGTGTGGGGAATGCATGGACAG GAATCAAGAGAAGGACAATCGTATTCAGCAGAAGTCTGTGCTGCCAG ATAAGTCTTGTCCTAGTACCGGCGCACACAGGGCAGCAGCTGTGGG AGCATCTCGCTCCCGTAACAAGTCTGGCCGCTTCCAGCCCCAGGAAGATCCAGAGTACGCCCGAAGG GTGGACGAGCTCCTCAATCAGATGGCGTCCGGGAAGGTGGATTCCCAGAAGGTGCTGCAGCCCATCCGCCCCGCCGTCCTCCATTCTCCTCTAGGGAAGCAGGAGCAGAGCCCCATCCCCATctga
- the DUSP14 gene encoding dual specificity protein phosphatase 14, giving the protein MPLQLPTMNFRSHRLLRRSPPPPLSSKPSAVGGTSSTGLSSLGSIAQISPCLYLSSGNAAGSRQLVYARNVTCIVNATLEIPNSNWPDVDYIKVPVPDLPHAPLALYFDSVADRIHQNGKRNGRTLVHCVAGVSRSATLCIAYLMKYHRLSLLDAHQWVKTRRPVVRPNAGFWQQLIQYEKKLFGKNTVRLVPSPLGLIPDIYERETRNLIPVWGFR; this is encoded by the coding sequence ATGCCCCTGCAGCTGCCCACCATGAATTTTCGCAGTCACCGGCTTCTACGCCGCTCTCCTCCACCGCCTCTCTCCAGCAAACCCTCAGCGGTGGGGGGCACCTCCAGCACCGGCCTTTCCAGCCTGGGCAGCATCGCTCAGATCAGCCCCTGCCTCTACCTCTCCAGCGGCAACGCGGCGGGCAGCCGTCAGCTGGTCTACGCCCGCAACGTCACCTGCATCGTGAACGCCACCCTGGAGATTCCCAACTCTAACTGGCCGGATGTAGACTACATCAAGGTGCCGGTACCGGACTTGCCCCATGCCCCTCTGGCCCTTTACTTTGATTCGGTGGCGGACCGTATCCACCAAAACGGGAAAAGGAACGGAAGGACATTAGTCCATTGTGTGGCAGGGGTCAGCCGCTCGGCCACCCTCTGTATCGCCTACCTGATGAAATACCACCGCCTGTCCTTACTGGACGCCCACCAGTGGGTAAAAACCAGGAGGCCGGTGGTCCGACCCAACGCCGGATTCTGGCAGCAGCTCATACAATACGAGAAAAAGCTTTTCGGCAAAAACACGGTGAGGTTGGTGCCGTCTCCGCTAGGACTCATCCCAGATATATACGAGAGGGAAACTCGGAACCTGATCCCTGTCTGGGGCTTCAGATGA